A genomic region of Christiangramia sp. OXR-203 contains the following coding sequences:
- the mqo gene encoding malate dehydrogenase (quinone): protein MNKTNTEYDLICAGGGIMSASLALMLKLIDPEVKIIIFERLDKIAQESTKAWNNAGTGHSAFCELNYTPEQEDGSIDISKAIDTFQQFEKSKQFWAHLTSQELIKNPQSFIHSIPHHAWVRGEDNVEFLKKRFERMNSEFMFKEMEFTKDHETMKKWFPLIMKDREPDEKMAATRMELGTGVNFGSLTEQYFDLLENHFKVPVIRNTEVLDIDPDGPDDWSAIVKDLNTGEKSYYDAEHIFIGAGGGALPLLQKVEIPEKDGYGGFPVSGQWLSCTNRDVIEKHDAKVYSKAGVDAPPMSVPHLDSRFIDGKKELLFGPFAGFSTKFLKEGSILDLPKSLRFDNIPSMWGVFWHNLPLTTYLIDQVRMNHEDRVDELRVFLKDAKPEDWELKVAGQRVQIIKRDEEQGGVLEFGTDVVHSKDGKITALLGASPGASTAVHIMLEVMQIAFPEKVRTKEFRKQLDKMIPFWNRDVREDKEGFKAVQERTSKLLQLDALH from the coding sequence ATGAATAAGACGAATACAGAATATGACCTGATCTGTGCCGGTGGAGGTATCATGAGTGCAAGCCTTGCTCTAATGCTGAAATTAATAGATCCGGAAGTTAAGATCATCATCTTTGAACGATTGGATAAGATTGCCCAGGAAAGTACCAAAGCATGGAATAATGCAGGTACAGGGCATTCAGCATTCTGTGAACTTAACTATACTCCAGAGCAGGAAGATGGCTCTATAGATATTTCCAAAGCGATTGATACTTTCCAGCAATTCGAGAAATCAAAACAGTTCTGGGCTCATTTGACCAGTCAGGAATTAATAAAAAACCCCCAGAGTTTTATTCATAGTATTCCGCATCATGCATGGGTTCGCGGGGAAGATAATGTAGAATTTCTGAAGAAGAGGTTTGAGCGTATGAATTCTGAATTTATGTTTAAGGAAATGGAATTCACCAAAGATCATGAGACGATGAAAAAGTGGTTTCCACTTATTATGAAAGACCGTGAACCTGATGAAAAAATGGCGGCAACCCGAATGGAACTGGGAACTGGTGTAAATTTTGGTTCTCTTACTGAACAATATTTTGATCTATTAGAAAATCATTTTAAAGTTCCGGTTATAAGAAACACGGAGGTTCTGGACATTGATCCTGATGGACCCGATGACTGGTCGGCTATAGTAAAAGATCTGAATACCGGCGAAAAATCCTATTACGACGCGGAACATATTTTTATTGGTGCTGGAGGAGGCGCTTTGCCTCTGTTACAAAAGGTCGAGATCCCTGAAAAAGATGGGTATGGAGGCTTTCCAGTAAGCGGACAATGGCTTTCTTGTACGAACAGAGATGTTATCGAAAAACATGATGCCAAAGTTTATAGTAAGGCTGGTGTGGATGCACCACCAATGTCGGTACCTCATCTGGATTCGAGGTTCATTGATGGTAAAAAAGAATTACTGTTTGGCCCATTTGCAGGTTTCAGCACAAAATTTTTAAAAGAAGGATCTATTCTTGACCTGCCTAAATCTTTACGTTTTGACAATATTCCATCTATGTGGGGTGTTTTCTGGCACAACCTTCCGCTTACTACCTATCTCATTGACCAGGTAAGAATGAATCACGAAGACCGGGTAGATGAATTAAGGGTTTTTCTTAAGGATGCTAAACCGGAGGATTGGGAATTAAAAGTGGCTGGCCAGCGAGTTCAGATCATTAAACGAGATGAAGAACAAGGAGGTGTACTGGAATTTGGTACAGATGTAGTACATAGCAAAGATGGTAAAATAACGGCTTTGCTTGGAGCTTCTCCGGGTGCATCTACTGCTGTTCACATTATGCTTGAAGTGATGCAGATTGCATTTCCAGAGAAAGTAAGAACTAAAGAATTTCGTAAACAATTGGATAAAATGATCCCATTTTGGAACAGAGATGTTCGTGAGGATAAAGAAGGCTTTAAAGCTGTTCAGGAGCGCACCAGTAAGTTGTTGCAACTTGACGCCCTGCACTAA
- a CDS encoding DUF4369 domain-containing protein, which produces MKKLALLLVILISISACSEKESNLIVNGEIKGLKKGTLYLQKIEDTALVNVDSVQVTGDPNFSMETYLESPQIMYLYLEKVDNNQYDDRIDFFADKGQITINTKLDKFETSAEIIGSVNQEKLVEYRKMISRFNDQNLDLIKASFEAEKDQDEEKLMEIDQKYDKLLRRKYLYTVNFALNNKQHEIAPYLALSEVFDANIKYLDTIYNSLEPKIKKSKYGEELKSFLKERRKEEKLEDKVQAQEVENS; this is translated from the coding sequence ATGAAAAAATTAGCTCTTCTTTTAGTTATCCTGATCAGCATTAGCGCCTGTTCCGAAAAAGAAAGCAACCTGATTGTAAATGGAGAGATCAAAGGCCTGAAAAAAGGAACTTTGTACCTTCAAAAAATTGAAGACACTGCATTGGTAAATGTAGACTCAGTTCAGGTAACCGGTGATCCAAATTTTTCTATGGAAACCTATCTTGAGAGTCCACAAATCATGTACCTGTATCTTGAAAAAGTAGATAATAATCAGTATGATGATCGTATAGATTTCTTCGCAGACAAAGGGCAGATCACTATCAACACTAAACTGGATAAGTTTGAAACCAGTGCAGAAATAATTGGATCTGTGAACCAGGAGAAACTGGTTGAATACAGGAAAATGATAAGTAGATTTAATGATCAAAACCTCGATTTGATCAAAGCAAGTTTCGAAGCAGAAAAAGATCAGGACGAAGAGAAACTTATGGAGATCGACCAGAAGTATGATAAATTGCTACGTAGAAAATATCTCTATACTGTAAATTTTGCACTGAATAACAAGCAACATGAAATAGCACCTTATCTTGCACTTTCTGAAGTTTTTGATGCAAACATCAAGTACCTTGATACTATTTATAATTCCCTGGAACCAAAGATCAAAAAGTCTAAGTATGGTGAGGAATTGAAAAGCTTTTTGAAGGAACGCAGAAAAGAGGAAAAACTGGAAGATAAAGTGCAGGCGCAGGAAGTTGAAAATTCCTAG
- a CDS encoding DUF819 domain-containing protein: METTALFTNDAIVFGLLMIALGFVFYTSSQKEGFWSKFYKVVPALLMCYLIPAIFNSVGLIDDNISQLYFVASRYLLPAALVLMTLSIDLKAVFNLGPKALIMFFAGTLGIVLGGPLAILLISAFSPETVGGVGPDAVWRGLSTIAGSWIGGGANQAAMLEIYEYNQDLYGGMVLVDIIVANLWMAIVLMGIGKNEAIDRWLQADNSAIEELKVKVSSYAESVNRIPMLPDFMIMLALAFGAVGIAHWGADGISTYLTANFDIFNDGKSALSSFSSQFFWMITIATALGIMFSFTKFKKYEGAGASKIGSIFIYILVATIGMKMDLTSVFDNPGLLAIGLVWILIHVIVLVITAKLIKAPYFFLAVGSQANVGGAASAPVVAAAFHPSLATVGVLLAVFGYVVGTYGAILCTILMQLAATS; the protein is encoded by the coding sequence ATGGAAACAACTGCCTTATTCACCAACGATGCGATCGTCTTTGGACTATTAATGATCGCTCTGGGTTTTGTGTTTTACACCTCTTCTCAAAAAGAAGGATTCTGGAGTAAATTTTATAAAGTCGTTCCCGCACTACTCATGTGCTACCTTATCCCGGCGATATTTAATTCGGTAGGACTCATAGATGATAACATTTCACAACTTTATTTTGTAGCCAGTCGATACCTTTTACCTGCGGCTCTGGTATTAATGACTTTAAGTATAGACCTGAAGGCAGTATTCAACCTTGGACCTAAAGCTCTTATTATGTTCTTTGCCGGAACTCTGGGTATCGTCCTTGGGGGACCGCTCGCAATTTTACTCATCTCTGCATTTTCTCCGGAAACTGTAGGCGGTGTTGGTCCAGATGCAGTTTGGCGAGGGCTCTCTACAATTGCTGGTAGCTGGATTGGTGGTGGTGCAAACCAGGCCGCGATGCTTGAGATATATGAGTATAATCAGGATCTTTACGGCGGGATGGTTCTTGTCGACATTATAGTTGCCAACCTCTGGATGGCAATAGTATTAATGGGAATTGGAAAAAATGAAGCAATAGATAGATGGCTGCAGGCAGACAATTCAGCCATTGAAGAATTGAAAGTTAAAGTTAGCAGTTACGCTGAAAGTGTTAACAGGATTCCAATGTTACCGGATTTTATGATCATGCTGGCGCTGGCATTTGGAGCAGTTGGTATAGCACATTGGGGCGCAGATGGAATTTCTACATACCTAACCGCGAATTTTGACATTTTCAATGATGGCAAAAGCGCACTTTCCTCCTTCTCTTCCCAGTTTTTCTGGATGATCACGATTGCTACTGCCCTGGGTATCATGTTCTCGTTTACGAAATTTAAAAAATACGAAGGTGCTGGCGCCAGTAAAATTGGAAGCATATTTATTTATATTCTTGTTGCTACCATCGGGATGAAAATGGACTTGACATCGGTATTTGATAATCCCGGACTTCTGGCGATAGGTCTCGTATGGATTCTAATTCATGTGATCGTACTGGTTATAACTGCGAAACTTATAAAGGCGCCGTACTTTTTCCTTGCGGTAGGAAGCCAGGCCAATGTAGGCGGGGCAGCATCAGCTCCGGTAGTTGCAGCAGCCTTTCACCCATCTCTTGCTACCGTAGGTGTGCTACTGGCAGTGTTTGGTTATGTAGTGGGTACTTATGGCGCTATTTTGTGTACAATTTTAATGCAATTAGCAGCTACCAGTTAG
- a CDS encoding HAD family hydrolase, translating into MFKIVFSDIDGTLLNVDRDLSPLTIQTIKSLEERDIPFILISSRMPAAMRHLQQKLGIEHHPIISYNGGLILVDGKAVSSTEIPISTLESLHQFNIAHDVHLSLFHADEWYVPREDFWTRREINNTKVQPQLSSNAEVLESWKAAGKGAHKIMAMGEEEKIDSIRDFLIENHGEDLHLYRSKPSYLEIAPRKISKLTAVEHLLKEHFRLPLSQSMAFGDNYNDREMLQGVGLGIAVGNAKPEVLEIAHMVTAPGKEDGVAQSIREILLQ; encoded by the coding sequence ATGTTCAAAATAGTATTTTCAGATATTGACGGCACCTTACTGAATGTAGATCGTGACCTATCACCACTTACCATACAAACCATTAAATCGCTGGAAGAAAGAGATATACCATTCATTTTAATAAGCTCCAGAATGCCGGCAGCCATGCGCCATCTTCAGCAAAAGCTTGGGATAGAGCATCACCCAATAATCTCCTACAATGGCGGACTCATCCTCGTAGATGGAAAAGCCGTAAGTTCTACGGAGATTCCAATTAGTACTCTGGAAAGCTTACATCAATTTAATATCGCACATGATGTACATCTAAGTCTTTTCCATGCTGATGAGTGGTATGTTCCCAGAGAAGATTTCTGGACACGTAGGGAAATTAATAATACCAAGGTACAACCGCAATTAAGTAGTAATGCCGAAGTATTAGAAAGCTGGAAAGCTGCTGGGAAGGGCGCACATAAGATCATGGCAATGGGCGAAGAAGAAAAGATCGATAGCATCAGGGACTTTCTTATTGAAAATCACGGTGAGGATCTTCATTTGTACCGAAGCAAACCAAGTTATCTCGAGATCGCACCCCGAAAGATATCAAAGCTTACTGCGGTGGAGCATTTGCTAAAAGAGCATTTTCGTTTACCGCTCTCACAAAGTATGGCTTTTGGAGACAACTATAATGATCGTGAAATGCTGCAGGGTGTTGGTTTAGGAATCGCCGTAGGAAATGCCAAGCCCGAAGTACTTGAAATAGCTCACATGGTTACCGCACCAGGAAAGGAAGATGGTGTAGCGCAAAGTATTCGTGAGATCCTGTTGCAATAA
- a CDS encoding Arc family DNA binding domain-containing protein, which yields MGKKKAFALRVDEDMLKAIEKWAADEFRSTNGQIEWMLNKALKDAKRHPKPKNDQE from the coding sequence ATGGGTAAGAAAAAGGCATTCGCACTTCGGGTAGATGAAGATATGCTAAAAGCGATCGAGAAATGGGCAGCTGATGAATTCAGAAGTACCAATGGACAGATCGAGTGGATGCTTAACAAAGCCCTGAAAGACGCAAAGCGACATCCCAAACCAAAAAACGACCAGGAATAA
- a CDS encoding alpha/beta hydrolase family protein codes for MKKSICFVLMIISSLITVAQDTTFTETELSIDEFTDGTITIPAEGNMKHLIIFIQGSGPTDRNGNQPMLQNDGIKKIARELAGNGIASFRYDKRIFKAQKLQLSEEDMIFEDFVKDANNAVKHFRKEEKFSNIIIAGHSEGSLIGMLVAQENADAFISLAGAADPIDEIITEQVTNMAPELGASARTAFDEMAENGRTSNYSPMLEAVFRPSVQPFMASWMKYNPSEEISKLKIPVLVVNGTSDIQVSEEQAQKLAEANENSELAILDQMNHIFRKIETKDRLVNSKSYNEPNLPLHPELVSILTEFVKELD; via the coding sequence ATGAAGAAGTCAATCTGTTTTGTTTTGATGATCATTTCTTCGCTAATCACAGTAGCGCAGGATACCACATTTACAGAAACTGAATTAAGTATAGATGAATTTACAGATGGTACGATTACAATCCCTGCTGAGGGAAATATGAAACACCTCATCATTTTTATTCAGGGATCTGGCCCAACAGATAGAAATGGGAACCAGCCTATGTTGCAGAACGATGGCATAAAGAAAATAGCCCGGGAACTGGCGGGCAATGGTATTGCTTCCTTTAGATATGATAAACGAATCTTTAAAGCACAAAAACTTCAGCTTAGCGAAGAGGACATGATCTTTGAGGATTTTGTCAAGGATGCTAACAATGCAGTAAAGCATTTCAGAAAAGAAGAAAAATTCAGCAACATTATCATAGCAGGCCACAGCGAAGGGAGCCTCATTGGGATGCTGGTCGCTCAGGAAAACGCTGACGCATTTATTTCACTAGCCGGCGCTGCAGATCCTATTGACGAGATCATTACGGAGCAGGTCACGAACATGGCTCCAGAATTAGGTGCGAGTGCACGTACCGCTTTTGATGAAATGGCAGAGAATGGAAGAACTTCTAACTATAGTCCAATGCTGGAAGCAGTGTTCAGACCTTCAGTTCAGCCATTCATGGCAAGCTGGATGAAATATAACCCTTCAGAAGAAATCAGTAAACTTAAGATCCCGGTTCTTGTAGTAAATGGCACTTCAGATATTCAGGTGAGTGAAGAGCAGGCTCAAAAACTGGCAGAGGCAAATGAGAATTCAGAATTAGCGATTCTGGATCAAATGAATCACATTTTCAGAAAAATTGAAACAAAGGATCGATTGGTGAATTCAAAATCATACAATGAGCCAAACTTACCTTTGCACCCCGAGCTAGTTTCAATTTTAACTGAATTTGTAAAGGAACTTGACTAA
- a CDS encoding SPFH domain-containing protein encodes MTEEKTITGFNGYIMLFAFLILLFGSIIAIFNTGSPVWALGVLIAFLIVPGLILVNPNESRVLLLFGDYKGTVKENGLFWVNPFYTKKKISLRARNFDSERLKVNDKLGNPVMISTILVWRVQDTFKASFDVDNFENFVVVQTDAAVRKLASLYPYDNFADEGLDEDITLRSSVNEVSDALEKELEERLNIAGIEVLEARIGYLAYANEIASAMLKRQQATAIVAARHKIVEGAVSMVEMALEELSRKQVVELDGERRAAMVSNLMVVLCGDRDATPVVNAGTLNH; translated from the coding sequence ATGACTGAAGAAAAAACTATCACTGGATTTAATGGATACATTATGCTGTTTGCATTTTTGATCCTTTTGTTTGGAAGTATTATCGCCATTTTCAATACCGGTAGTCCTGTATGGGCATTGGGTGTACTCATCGCTTTTCTTATAGTTCCCGGACTTATCCTGGTGAATCCAAACGAGTCGAGAGTACTTCTTCTTTTTGGTGATTATAAGGGAACGGTTAAGGAAAACGGACTTTTCTGGGTGAATCCGTTCTACACCAAAAAGAAAATCTCACTAAGAGCGAGAAATTTTGACAGTGAAAGATTAAAAGTGAATGATAAGCTTGGAAATCCAGTAATGATAAGTACCATTCTGGTTTGGAGGGTTCAGGATACTTTTAAAGCTTCATTTGATGTAGATAATTTTGAGAATTTCGTAGTGGTACAGACTGATGCAGCCGTTCGGAAATTAGCCAGTTTATATCCATATGATAACTTTGCCGATGAAGGTTTGGATGAGGATATCACTTTGAGGTCCAGTGTAAATGAAGTAAGTGATGCTTTGGAGAAAGAGCTGGAGGAGCGTTTGAATATTGCTGGAATTGAAGTTCTCGAAGCTCGTATTGGATATCTTGCCTATGCAAATGAAATTGCCAGCGCCATGTTGAAAAGACAGCAGGCTACGGCAATTGTGGCTGCAAGGCACAAGATTGTAGAAGGTGCAGTAAGTATGGTAGAAATGGCACTTGAAGAACTTAGCAGAAAGCAAGTAGTTGAACTGGATGGAGAACGCAGAGCCGCTATGGTTAGTAATCTTATGGTGGTTTTATGCGGAGATCGGGATGCGACACCCGTAGTAAATGCCGGAACTTTGAATCACTAG
- a CDS encoding S1/P1 nuclease, translated as MKKILFLFAVLLMCAKGQAADSEWGRTGHRATAEIAQSHLSKEAQKAIKDLLDGHGLAFVANYADDIKSDAAYRKYGPWHYVNIDPGQDTYIEAEASEDGDLVQAIRKCVKVLKDKSASRDEKQFHLKMLVHFVGDLHQPFHTGHSEDKGGNDIQVRWFNDGSNIHRVWDSEMINFYQMSYTELAMNTGKLTKKQKATIQKGELLDWVYESRDMADDLYNGVENGEKLGYRYMYDHMPQVLAQLQKGGLRLAKVLNDIYS; from the coding sequence ATGAAAAAAATACTATTTCTTTTCGCTGTTTTGCTGATGTGTGCTAAAGGTCAGGCTGCCGATTCAGAATGGGGGAGAACAGGTCATCGTGCAACTGCAGAGATCGCGCAAAGTCATTTATCTAAAGAAGCCCAGAAAGCAATCAAAGATCTACTGGATGGCCATGGACTTGCATTTGTGGCTAATTACGCAGATGACATCAAAAGCGATGCTGCATACAGAAAATATGGACCTTGGCACTATGTGAACATTGATCCAGGTCAGGATACTTATATCGAAGCTGAAGCAAGTGAAGATGGTGACCTGGTTCAAGCCATCAGAAAATGTGTAAAAGTTCTTAAGGATAAGTCGGCTTCCAGGGATGAGAAGCAATTTCATTTAAAAATGCTGGTACATTTTGTTGGAGATCTGCATCAGCCATTTCATACCGGACATTCTGAAGATAAAGGCGGAAACGATATACAGGTGAGATGGTTCAATGATGGTTCTAACATTCACCGGGTGTGGGATAGTGAGATGATCAATTTTTACCAGATGAGCTATACCGAATTAGCGATGAATACAGGAAAGCTTACTAAGAAGCAAAAGGCGACAATACAGAAAGGTGAATTGCTGGACTGGGTTTATGAATCTAGAGATATGGCAGATGATCTTTATAATGGAGTAGAGAATGGTGAAAAGCTAGGATATAGATATATGTATGATCATATGCCGCAGGTACTGGCGCAATTACAAAAAGGCGGACTTAGACTTGCGAAGGTATTGAATGATATCTACTCTTAA
- a CDS encoding alpha-ketoglutarate-dependent dioxygenase AlkB encodes MESIELQGASLLYIEDFLSREQADKLFEKLLHYEQWRQDHIKMFGKDILQPRLTALFSNNNNAYTYSGLTMHPEIFPSYLTGVKERCEEICEQSFNACLANLYRDGQDSMGWHADDEKELGTNPVIASVSVGEPRMFHLKNRKNKNLTYKKRLQHGSLLVMRGETQKFWKHQLPKTKKQIGPRINLTFRKIY; translated from the coding sequence ATGGAAAGTATAGAATTACAAGGTGCAAGTCTGCTCTATATTGAAGATTTTCTAAGTCGTGAACAAGCGGATAAACTCTTTGAAAAATTGCTGCATTACGAGCAATGGAGGCAGGATCATATTAAAATGTTTGGCAAAGACATACTTCAGCCAAGACTTACCGCTTTATTCAGTAATAATAACAACGCATATACCTACTCTGGTCTTACTATGCATCCAGAGATATTCCCTTCCTATTTGACAGGTGTTAAGGAACGCTGTGAAGAGATCTGTGAACAGTCTTTTAATGCCTGCCTGGCGAATCTCTATCGCGATGGTCAGGATAGTATGGGCTGGCATGCCGATGATGAAAAGGAGCTTGGAACCAATCCTGTTATTGCCTCAGTAAGTGTTGGTGAGCCTCGCATGTTTCATCTAAAGAACCGAAAAAATAAAAACCTAACCTACAAAAAAAGGCTGCAACACGGCAGCCTTTTAGTAATGCGAGGTGAAACTCAGAAATTCTGGAAGCATCAATTGCCTAAAACAAAGAAGCAGATTGGACCCAGAATAAATCTCACGTTTCGAAAAATATATTAA
- a CDS encoding response regulator has translation MKTNVSVYFLLFFLCFSVTNAQHSLEKPKDTLQTLLDKVNEDILKYQYQQAVDKAYDLVTLAKEKDNNLYVSRAYHSLGHIYSDTKDLDRARQNYAFGLEYAEKTGNDSILLTSYNNLGNALSENPAYRDEGIDYYNKAIKLARDLNKREELIAPTTNIGWTYLDANQYDRAFPFLDRALELMLDEVKENDSRYNAWLSQMYMLHGRYYVHKKAFDSAHVYYDKSLQLAEKDSLYIQAAEAYKYYAAFLEKEGDYQGAFNAQRKFTEFNDLIFENEKVREMEIADAKFKLSEYEKDLEIAQREQSLQDELIDRSKEKVIIMVISSVVLVFILVFLFKINRDRRNLISELQKKNKQYKSARDQAENLSRMKTRFFSTVSHEIRTPLYGVIGLTSLLLEDKRLKKHKTDLKSLKFSADYLLALINDVLQMNKMESNEVKLESVSFNIRELLSSIVNSFEFTRVQNKNEIILDIDDQIPSYLIGDSVRLSQVLMNLVGNAMKFTERGLIKISINHLEENTDTAKIHFVIEDNGPGIPESKKKMIFEEFSQLENSNYNYQGTGLGLPIVKKLLKLFGSKIKLDTKEGEGSSFSFTIDFGIDHTKAEVPVIEDDLDQLALHGKKRILIVDDNRINQVVTKRILEKKDFECEVAGDGTTAIEMVRESNYDLVLMDVNMPGISGLEATSEIRTFNKYLPIVALTAVEVEEIREEIQSAGMSDIIIKPYDVQQFYQIIYKNLSMSAIPEKV, from the coding sequence TTGAAAACAAACGTTTCAGTTTATTTTCTCTTGTTTTTTTTATGCTTCAGCGTTACTAATGCGCAGCATAGCCTTGAAAAACCGAAAGATACACTTCAAACTCTGCTTGACAAAGTCAACGAGGATATTCTAAAATACCAGTATCAGCAAGCGGTAGATAAGGCTTATGATCTTGTCACTTTAGCCAAAGAAAAGGATAATAATCTATATGTTTCTAGAGCTTATCACTCCCTGGGACATATATATTCTGATACTAAAGATCTAGACCGTGCCCGGCAGAATTATGCTTTTGGTCTGGAATACGCCGAAAAGACTGGAAATGATTCCATACTTCTAACATCTTACAATAATCTTGGGAACGCCCTTTCTGAGAATCCAGCATACAGGGATGAAGGGATCGATTATTATAATAAAGCTATAAAGCTCGCAAGGGACCTAAATAAGAGGGAAGAGCTTATTGCGCCAACCACCAACATTGGCTGGACCTACCTTGATGCAAATCAATATGATAGAGCATTTCCATTCCTGGATCGTGCACTCGAACTAATGCTGGATGAAGTTAAAGAAAACGATTCGCGTTATAATGCCTGGTTATCTCAAATGTATATGCTGCATGGAAGGTATTATGTGCATAAAAAAGCATTTGATTCTGCACACGTATATTACGATAAGTCTCTACAGTTAGCAGAAAAGGATAGTCTGTATATTCAAGCGGCTGAGGCTTATAAATATTATGCTGCGTTTCTCGAAAAGGAAGGAGATTATCAGGGAGCCTTCAATGCACAAAGAAAGTTTACCGAATTCAATGATCTCATATTCGAGAATGAAAAAGTACGGGAGATGGAGATCGCTGATGCGAAATTCAAACTATCAGAATATGAAAAGGATCTTGAAATTGCCCAGAGAGAACAGAGTCTTCAGGATGAATTGATAGACCGTTCTAAGGAAAAAGTGATCATTATGGTCATTTCTTCAGTAGTACTGGTTTTTATATTGGTGTTTCTTTTCAAAATAAACCGCGACAGAAGAAACCTTATTTCTGAGCTTCAGAAGAAAAATAAGCAGTATAAATCTGCACGGGACCAGGCTGAAAATTTATCCAGGATGAAAACCAGGTTTTTCAGTACGGTGAGTCACGAGATTCGAACGCCTTTATACGGAGTGATTGGGCTTACCTCTCTACTGCTGGAGGATAAAAGGCTGAAGAAACACAAAACCGATCTTAAATCATTAAAATTTTCTGCAGATTATCTTCTGGCCCTCATCAACGATGTTCTGCAAATGAATAAGATGGAAAGCAATGAAGTTAAACTGGAGAGTGTATCGTTCAACATTCGGGAACTTCTAAGTAGTATTGTAAACAGTTTTGAATTTACGAGAGTACAGAATAAGAATGAGATCATTCTGGATATTGACGATCAAATTCCATCATACCTTATCGGCGATTCAGTTCGTTTGTCGCAGGTTCTTATGAATCTGGTTGGTAATGCCATGAAGTTCACCGAGCGAGGACTCATCAAAATTAGTATCAATCATCTGGAGGAGAATACTGATACTGCGAAGATCCATTTTGTAATTGAGGATAATGGTCCAGGGATACCTGAAAGTAAGAAGAAGATGATCTTTGAGGAATTCTCGCAATTAGAGAATAGCAATTATAATTACCAGGGAACAGGACTAGGTTTACCTATTGTAAAAAAATTACTAAAACTCTTTGGTTCTAAGATCAAACTGGACACTAAAGAAGGGGAGGGATCGTCATTTAGTTTTACTATAGACTTCGGAATTGATCATACTAAAGCTGAAGTTCCGGTTATAGAAGATGATCTGGATCAACTTGCTTTGCATGGTAAAAAACGTATTCTGATCGTAGATGATAACCGAATCAATCAGGTAGTTACCAAAAGAATTCTCGAGAAGAAGGATTTTGAATGTGAAGTTGCAGGCGATGGTACTACAGCTATAGAAATGGTCCGGGAATCTAATTACGACCTTGTACTCATGGATGTGAATATGCCTGGTATTAGCGGACTGGAAGCTACCAGTGAAATTCGTACCTTTAATAAATATCTTCCTATTGTAGCTTTAACGGCTGTGGAGGTAGAAGAAATTCGTGAGGAGATCCAATCCGCAGGGATGAGCGACATCATCATAAAACCATATGATGTGCAACAATTTTACCAGATCATTTATAAGAACTTAAGCATGTCTGCTATTCCAGAGAAGGTTTAG
- a CDS encoding DUF6503 family protein, whose translation MKKLIVLFLIVSIVSCKNSSEEKIPVEPDNGIGDGAGPPQVLSFSENIEEAHNKSAFKMQEAVSFDIQLNFGGSERLNAKLAMNTNSSGIRIEKNNGSTIVFDGSEVAISPDSSPTDGARFDIFTWQYFFAMPFKLTDPGTVWEESSQRKLDSLEYPSSKLTFKGDTGDSPDDWYVVYQDDDTKLLKAAAYIVTFGTDKSKAEENPHAIVYSDYKTVEDVSFATTWSFHNWNEESGLGDKIGEAKISNIQFFQPEENYFQIPENSKEVKK comes from the coding sequence ATGAAGAAATTGATCGTTCTATTCTTAATTGTCAGCATCGTAAGCTGTAAGAATTCTTCCGAAGAAAAAATACCCGTGGAACCTGATAATGGCATTGGAGATGGCGCCGGACCTCCGCAGGTTTTAAGTTTTTCTGAAAATATAGAAGAGGCTCACAACAAATCTGCCTTTAAAATGCAGGAAGCCGTTTCCTTTGATATTCAGCTTAATTTTGGAGGTTCAGAAAGACTGAATGCAAAACTGGCTATGAATACCAACTCAAGTGGGATCAGAATCGAGAAAAATAATGGTTCTACCATCGTATTTGATGGAAGTGAAGTAGCTATTTCACCAGATTCCAGTCCTACAGATGGCGCTCGTTTTGATATTTTCACCTGGCAATATTTCTTTGCAATGCCTTTTAAACTTACAGATCCAGGTACCGTTTGGGAAGAATCAAGTCAGCGTAAGCTTGATAGCCTGGAATATCCATCCTCAAAATTAACTTTTAAGGGTGACACGGGAGATTCACCAGATGACTGGTATGTTGTGTATCAGGACGATGATACCAAGTTACTTAAGGCCGCTGCCTATATTGTAACTTTTGGTACAGATAAGTCTAAAGCTGAAGAAAATCCACATGCGATCGTTTATAGCGATTATAAAACTGTCGAAGATGTGAGTTTCGCCACTACCTGGAGTTTCCACAACTGGAATGAAGAAAGCGGTTTAGGTGATAAGATTGGAGAGGCAAAGATCTCGAATATCCAGTTCTTTCAACCTGAAGAGAATTATTTTCAGATTCCCGAAAATTCAAAAGAGGTTAAGAAATAA